The Amycolatopsis sp. NBC_01480 genome segment CCGACGATTCCACGAGCCGCGCGAACCTCACAAGACGGCTCCCGGACTTGGTGCTGCGGATCGCGCGGGCACGGTATTGCCGACCGCGCAATACCGGGGCAGGATGCCGCCATGACCTTCGTCGACCCGGGCTTCGAGTACTTCTTGGCCGCGTACGAACTCGGTTCGATCAACGCCGCGGCCCGGAGTCTTTTCGTGTCGCCGTCGGCCGTGAGCCGCCAGGTCGCCCGACTCGAAAAGGAGGCGGGCGCGACGTTCTTCGAGCGGGCGCACGCCGGGGTGCTGCCCACACCCGCCGGCACCGCGTTCGCCGGTTACGTGCGCCGGGTCCTGCGCGAAACGGCGGCCTGCCTGGACGCGCTCGGCTCGCTGAAGGGCGAGGTCAAGGTGCTTTCGGTGGCGACCACCAGCGGGCTCATCCACCAGCTGGTGCCCACCGTGCTGCGCCGGTTCCGCGCCGAGCACCCGAACGTGAGCTTCCGGATCGAGATGACCGACCCGCGCCACGCGAGCCAGCGCGTCCGGCAGGGCTCGGTGGACGTGGCGGTCACCTTCACCCTGGCCGACGAGCCGGGGGTCGAGGTGAACTTCACCGTGCCGGCCGAAACCCGGGCGG includes the following:
- a CDS encoding LysR family transcriptional regulator, with the translated sequence MTFVDPGFEYFLAAYELGSINAAARSLFVSPSAVSRQVARLEKEAGATFFERAHAGVLPTPAGTAFAGYVRRVLRETAACLDALGSLKGEVKVLSVATTSGLIHQLVPTVLRRFRAEHPNVSFRIEMTDPRHASQRVRQGSVDVAVTFTLADEPGVEVNFTVPAETRAVMSPGHPLAARSSVSIREVARYPLALLPHGNTNRILFEAFCQRNEIHLMPSLECDSPAGTLEYLQDSDTIALLSEIAVLKDLSAGTVVAVDLDEPDLGTRSLQVQTRQDHELDPVTREFVGFLSGQLASLSPQAR